Proteins from a genomic interval of Marmoricola sp. OAE513:
- a CDS encoding molybdopterin-dependent oxidoreductase, whose protein sequence is MNQSRRLLALAGVLVGIAGLVTSQATVWLFKASNGPVSAVADAVGDLLAGGPAMDLGHLVGPTWDKRLLVMGVVAFLVGASAWLGTLAGRRPVLVDVAYFALAAIGFVSVTRLPNSSSASLVGVVVGLITWMVAYRVLTAPLLADKGPDDGAADEATRRQFLKRAGITVGVVAGAGLLGGFSSRKVREVQKARRALNLAAGKGAVPDGVELGVRGVAPWRTPNEEFYLIDTAFSKPAIAPDEWRLRIHGMVENEITLTYDDLIKRARTEDWITICCVSNEVGGDLIGNAYWSGFLIRDILAEAGIKEGATAVKQTSDDGWTCGTPIEALTDDRNAMLAVAMNGEPLPIEHGFPVRMIVPGLYGFVSATKWLVDLEVTTFDDFSAYWTDRGWSAEGPVLTQSRIDVPRNGEETERGTVRIGGSAWAQHTGIEKVEFQVDGGSWQQADLGTVPDLDTWVQWSGTAEVGKGRHQVVVRATDRSGYTQTSVRTDVIPSGATGWHSIEFEAR, encoded by the coding sequence GTGAACCAGTCCCGCCGCCTGCTCGCCCTCGCCGGGGTCCTGGTCGGCATCGCCGGCCTCGTGACCAGCCAGGCGACCGTGTGGCTGTTCAAGGCGAGCAACGGCCCGGTCAGTGCCGTCGCCGATGCCGTCGGCGACCTCCTCGCCGGAGGACCCGCGATGGACCTGGGCCACCTGGTCGGCCCGACCTGGGACAAGCGACTGCTGGTCATGGGTGTCGTGGCGTTCCTGGTGGGCGCGAGCGCCTGGCTCGGGACCCTCGCCGGACGCCGTCCGGTCCTGGTCGACGTCGCGTACTTCGCCCTGGCGGCCATCGGGTTCGTCTCGGTCACGCGGCTGCCGAACTCGAGCTCGGCGTCCCTGGTCGGCGTGGTCGTCGGGCTGATCACCTGGATGGTGGCGTACCGGGTGCTGACCGCTCCGCTGCTCGCGGACAAGGGACCCGACGACGGAGCAGCCGACGAAGCCACCCGTCGCCAGTTCCTCAAGCGCGCCGGGATCACCGTCGGTGTCGTGGCCGGAGCCGGGCTCCTCGGCGGGTTCAGCTCCCGCAAGGTGCGCGAGGTGCAGAAGGCCCGCAGAGCGCTGAACCTCGCAGCGGGCAAGGGGGCAGTCCCCGACGGCGTCGAACTCGGCGTGCGCGGCGTCGCGCCCTGGCGTACGCCGAACGAGGAGTTCTACCTGATCGACACCGCGTTCTCGAAGCCCGCGATCGCCCCGGACGAGTGGCGCCTGCGGATCCACGGGATGGTCGAGAACGAGATCACGCTGACCTACGACGACCTCATCAAGCGTGCCCGCACCGAGGACTGGATCACCATCTGCTGCGTCTCCAACGAGGTCGGCGGCGACCTGATCGGCAACGCGTACTGGTCGGGGTTCCTGATCCGCGACATCCTCGCCGAGGCCGGCATCAAGGAGGGCGCCACCGCGGTCAAGCAGACCTCCGACGACGGCTGGACCTGCGGCACCCCGATCGAGGCGCTGACCGACGACCGCAACGCGATGCTGGCGGTGGCGATGAACGGCGAACCGCTGCCGATCGAGCACGGTTTCCCGGTGCGGATGATCGTCCCCGGCCTCTACGGCTTCGTCTCGGCGACCAAGTGGCTCGTCGATCTCGAGGTCACCACCTTCGACGACTTCAGCGCCTACTGGACCGACCGCGGGTGGTCAGCGGAGGGCCCGGTGCTGACCCAGTCGCGGATCGACGTCCCCCGCAACGGCGAAGAGACCGAGCGCGGCACGGTGCGGATCGGCGGCAGCGCCTGGGCGCAGCACACCGGCATCGAGAAGGTCGAGTTCCAGGTCGACGGCGGCAGCTGGCAGCAGGCCGACCTGGGCACGGTTCCTGACCTCGACACCTGGGTGCAGTGGTCCGGTACGGCGGAGGTCGGCAAGGGCCGGCACCAGGTCGTCGTACGGGCGACCGACCGCAGCGGCTACACCCAGACCTCGGTGCGCACCGACGTCATCCCCAGCGGCGCCACGGGCTGGCACAGCATCGAGTTCGAGGCCCGCTGA
- a CDS encoding pyridoxamine 5'-phosphate oxidase family protein gives MDDLAALARHQLAANRFLVLGTVDPDGRPRVSPVWFSLVDHRDLYWLSAPEAHHSCNVASRPEISAVAYDSAGDPATGQAVYLEATAERVPDDELDAACTAAFADVDDALSFTPTTLEEQPFVLYRARLTRVEVHVRGSDPEHGTGIDRRVAVEL, from the coding sequence ATGGACGATCTCGCGGCCCTAGCGCGCCACCAGCTCGCCGCGAACAGGTTCCTGGTTCTCGGCACGGTCGACCCGGACGGCAGGCCCCGGGTCTCCCCGGTCTGGTTCTCGCTCGTCGACCACCGTGACCTGTACTGGCTCTCGGCACCTGAGGCGCACCACTCTTGCAACGTCGCCAGCCGTCCCGAGATCTCCGCAGTCGCCTACGACTCCGCCGGCGATCCGGCGACCGGCCAGGCGGTCTACCTCGAGGCGACCGCCGAGCGGGTGCCCGACGACGAGCTCGACGCAGCCTGCACCGCGGCCTTCGCGGACGTCGACGACGCGCTCTCGTTCACCCCGACCACGCTCGAGGAGCAGCCGTTCGTGCTCTACCGGGCGCGCCTGACCCGGGTCGAGGTGCACGTCCGGGGAAGCGATCCCGAGCACGGCACCGGGATCGACCGTCGCGTGGCCGTCGAGCTCTGA
- the map gene encoding type I methionyl aminopeptidase, whose translation MTPVAPGAISPRRPVPAHIPRPEYVDQPAPAKFTGSEVKDAETIEKMRIAGRIAAQALAEVGRNVVPGVTHDELDRIGHEFLLDHDAYPSTLGYRGFPKSLCTSANEVICHGIPDSRVVEDGDIVNIDITAFIGGVHGDTNATFLTPGVSPEVRDLVDRTAEALRRAIQAVKPGRQLNVIGRVIEAYARRFGYGVVREFTGHGIGTAFHSGLIVAHYDDPQYDTVIEPGMTFTIEPMLNLGTHAWEMWDDDWTVVTADRQVSAQFEHTLLVTETGAEILTLP comes from the coding sequence GTGACTCCCGTAGCCCCCGGCGCCATCTCGCCGCGCCGTCCCGTCCCCGCGCACATCCCCCGCCCCGAGTACGTCGACCAGCCGGCGCCCGCGAAGTTCACCGGCAGCGAGGTCAAGGACGCCGAGACGATCGAGAAGATGCGGATCGCCGGACGGATCGCCGCGCAGGCACTGGCCGAGGTCGGCCGCAACGTCGTCCCCGGGGTGACTCACGACGAGCTGGACCGGATCGGGCACGAGTTCCTGCTCGACCACGACGCGTACCCCTCGACGCTGGGGTACCGCGGTTTCCCGAAGTCGCTGTGCACCAGCGCGAACGAGGTGATCTGCCACGGCATCCCCGACAGCCGCGTCGTCGAGGACGGCGACATCGTCAACATCGACATCACCGCGTTCATCGGCGGCGTGCACGGTGACACCAACGCAACCTTCCTGACACCGGGCGTGAGCCCCGAGGTGCGCGACCTGGTCGACCGCACCGCCGAGGCGCTGCGTCGCGCCATCCAGGCCGTGAAGCCGGGACGGCAGCTCAACGTCATCGGCCGGGTGATCGAGGCCTACGCGCGCCGCTTCGGGTACGGCGTCGTCCGCGAGTTCACCGGTCACGGCATCGGCACCGCGTTCCACTCCGGGCTGATCGTCGCCCACTACGACGACCCGCAGTACGACACCGTGATCGAACCGGGGATGACGTTCACCATCGAGCCGATGCTCAACCTCGGCACGCACGCCTGGGAGATGTGGGACGACGACTGGACCGTCGTGACGGCGGACCGGCAGGTCTCCGCACAGTTCGAGCACACCCTGCTGGTCACCGAGACCGGCGCGGAGATCCTGACCCTCCCCTGA
- a CDS encoding transglutaminase family protein, producing the protein MTVQLKVVHKTEFTYEGGAAASFNEARLTPQTTAGQIVVHTRLDVHPTPWSWSYRDYWGTQVTAFEILDPHDSLTVTATATVHTEKLDSPVERLSWSELHSDPVTDRFTELLHIRDRVRPPADLAARFAEIGTASPDPESAARAVCSLIHDEVDYVVGSTHVQGLAADSWEARAGVCQDMAHLVIGGLRQLGIPARYVSGYLHPESEPELGVSVRGESHAWIQWWDGGWRGWDPTNDTAPAERHVVVATGRNYADVKPLSGIFSGGGKSTMAVDVQVTRIG; encoded by the coding sequence GTGACCGTGCAGCTCAAGGTCGTTCACAAGACCGAGTTCACCTACGAGGGAGGGGCCGCCGCCTCCTTCAACGAGGCCCGACTCACCCCGCAGACGACGGCCGGTCAGATCGTCGTCCACACCCGGCTCGACGTGCACCCGACCCCCTGGTCCTGGTCGTACCGCGACTACTGGGGCACCCAGGTCACCGCGTTCGAGATCCTGGACCCGCACGACTCGCTCACGGTCACGGCCACCGCCACGGTGCACACCGAGAAGCTCGACTCGCCCGTCGAACGGCTGAGCTGGTCCGAGCTGCACTCGGACCCGGTGACCGACCGGTTCACCGAGCTGCTGCACATCCGCGACCGGGTCCGGCCGCCGGCCGACCTCGCGGCGCGCTTCGCCGAGATCGGGACGGCGAGCCCCGACCCCGAGTCGGCCGCGCGAGCGGTGTGCTCCTTGATCCACGACGAGGTCGACTACGTCGTCGGCAGCACCCACGTCCAGGGCCTCGCCGCCGACTCCTGGGAGGCCCGGGCCGGCGTCTGCCAGGACATGGCCCACCTCGTCATCGGCGGCCTGCGCCAGCTCGGGATCCCGGCGCGCTACGTCTCCGGCTACCTCCACCCCGAGTCCGAGCCCGAGCTCGGGGTCAGCGTGCGCGGGGAGTCGCACGCCTGGATCCAGTGGTGGGACGGCGGCTGGCGCGGCTGGGACCCGACGAACGACACCGCACCCGCCGAACGGCACGTCGTGGTCGCGACCGGACGCAACTACGCCGACGTGAAGCCGCTGTCCGGAATCTTCAGCGGCGGTGGCAAGTCCACGATGGCCGTGGACGTCCAGGTCACCCGGATCGGCTAA
- a CDS encoding circularly permuted type 2 ATP-grasp protein: MTHHLFESYDDAGPAYDEMFTGRAPREAYARLSQAFGELSGRELEARVEGLQSSYLDQGVTFDIGGEERAFPIDIVPRVIEQEPWSRIDLGVQQRVKVLEMFLADIYGPGEAFRDGVIPRSVVTTSSHYTRETYGIEPPNGVRVHVSGIDLIRDDAGEFRVLEDNVRVPSGVSYVMTNRRAISTALPESFAQHRVRPVANYPQRLLAALRAAAPAGVIDPTVVVLTPGAYNGAYFEHALLARTMGVELVEGRDLECHRGRVVMRTTNGLQQVHVIYRRVDDEFLDPVHFRADTLLGCPGLVNAARAGNVTIANAIGNGVADDKLTYTYLPDLIRYYLSEEPILANVDTWRLGEPEHREEVMDRLDELVLKPVDGSGGKGIVIGPKASVAELDQLRQTVLKDPRSWIAQPVVQLSTVPTYLDGKMAPRHVDLRPFAVNDGQKVWVLPGGLTRVALAEGELIVNSSRGGGSKDTWVLAGPGAAPVHPGHAPVGPREIAPLDGGPVGEGAGAQAEQQQQQQQSQSQSSQSQRAIVEDEPC, translated from the coding sequence GTGACTCACCACCTTTTCGAGTCGTACGACGACGCAGGTCCGGCGTACGACGAGATGTTCACCGGACGTGCCCCGCGGGAGGCCTACGCCCGGCTCTCCCAAGCGTTCGGCGAGCTGTCCGGGCGCGAGCTCGAGGCTCGCGTCGAGGGCCTGCAGAGCAGCTACCTCGACCAGGGCGTGACCTTCGACATCGGTGGCGAGGAGCGCGCATTCCCGATCGACATCGTGCCGCGGGTGATCGAGCAGGAGCCGTGGTCGCGCATCGACCTCGGCGTCCAGCAGCGCGTCAAGGTGCTGGAGATGTTCCTCGCCGACATTTACGGCCCCGGCGAAGCCTTCCGCGACGGGGTGATCCCGCGCAGCGTGGTGACCACCTCGAGCCACTACACCCGGGAGACCTACGGGATCGAGCCTCCCAACGGCGTGCGCGTACACGTCTCGGGGATCGACCTGATCCGTGACGACGCCGGCGAGTTCAGGGTGCTCGAGGACAACGTCCGGGTCCCCTCCGGGGTCTCGTACGTGATGACCAACCGGCGCGCCATCTCGACCGCCCTCCCGGAGTCGTTCGCGCAGCACCGGGTCCGTCCGGTGGCGAACTACCCGCAACGACTGCTCGCCGCGCTGCGCGCCGCCGCCCCGGCGGGCGTGATCGACCCGACGGTCGTCGTGCTGACCCCCGGCGCCTACAACGGCGCTTACTTCGAGCACGCGCTGCTCGCCCGGACCATGGGCGTCGAGCTCGTCGAGGGCCGCGACCTCGAGTGCCACCGCGGCCGGGTCGTCATGCGCACCACCAACGGGCTGCAGCAGGTGCACGTCATCTACCGCCGGGTCGACGACGAGTTCCTCGACCCGGTGCACTTCCGCGCCGACACGTTGCTCGGGTGCCCCGGGCTCGTCAACGCCGCCCGCGCCGGCAACGTCACCATCGCCAACGCGATCGGGAACGGGGTCGCGGACGACAAGCTGACCTACACCTACCTGCCAGACCTGATCCGGTACTACCTCTCCGAGGAGCCGATCCTCGCGAACGTGGACACCTGGCGCCTCGGCGAGCCCGAGCACCGCGAGGAGGTCATGGACCGCCTCGACGAGCTCGTCCTCAAGCCGGTCGACGGCAGCGGCGGCAAGGGCATCGTGATCGGACCGAAGGCGAGCGTCGCCGAGCTCGACCAGCTGCGTCAGACCGTGCTGAAGGACCCCCGCTCCTGGATCGCCCAACCGGTCGTCCAGCTCTCCACCGTGCCGACGTACCTCGACGGCAAGATGGCACCGCGCCACGTCGACCTGCGCCCGTTCGCCGTCAACGACGGCCAGAAGGTCTGGGTGCTCCCCGGCGGACTGACCCGGGTGGCACTGGCCGAGGGCGAGCTGATCGTGAACTCCTCGCGCGGTGGCGGCTCCAAGGACACCTGGGTGCTCGCCGGCCCGGGCGCCGCCCCGGTCCATCCCGGACACGCGCCGGTCGGGCCGCGCGAGATCGCTCCGCTGGACGGTGGACCGGTCGGTGAGGGCGCCGGCGCCCAGGCCGAGCAGCAGCAGCAACAACAGCAGTCGCAGTCGCAGTCGTCGCAGTCGCAGCGCGCAATCGTCGAGGACGAGCCGTGCTGA
- a CDS encoding nuclear transport factor 2 family protein, translating into MTEQSTISPALAASQASWRCVQARDKEGWLGLMADDIVIEDPIGKAITNPDGNGVRGKAAVEEFFDTNIATNNLRVECEETFPSSSDLEIAHILTLHSSFDNGLKSHVRGVFTYTLNEDHKITNLRGWWNMDRMVFEQGE; encoded by the coding sequence GTGACCGAGCAGTCGACGATCAGCCCCGCCCTCGCCGCTTCGCAGGCCTCCTGGCGCTGCGTGCAGGCGCGTGACAAGGAGGGCTGGCTCGGTCTGATGGCCGACGACATCGTGATCGAGGACCCGATCGGCAAGGCCATCACGAACCCTGACGGGAACGGGGTCCGGGGCAAGGCCGCGGTCGAGGAGTTCTTCGACACCAACATCGCGACCAACAACCTGCGCGTCGAGTGCGAGGAGACCTTCCCGTCCTCCTCCGACCTCGAGATCGCGCACATCCTCACGCTGCACAGCTCGTTCGACAACGGGCTGAAGAGCCACGTCCGCGGGGTGTTCACCTACACGCTCAACGAGGACCACAAGATCACCAACCTGCGCGGCTGGTGGAACATGGACCGGATGGTTTTCGAGCAGGGCGAGTAA
- a CDS encoding tetratricopeptide repeat protein, producing the protein MDEFELQAPPVVFPGQVDAASAYRVAFDLLSRRAPEEALALLEPALAEDPGNTGLRTLRAWAYFIRVQLGSAETELRSLVEETPDDVWTRFTLGRVLERQSRYDDALPQLRLAAAMSGDPEHELAVLRVERLAGKI; encoded by the coding sequence ATGGACGAGTTCGAGCTGCAAGCGCCTCCCGTGGTTTTCCCCGGTCAGGTCGACGCCGCCTCGGCGTACCGGGTCGCCTTCGACCTGCTGAGCCGCCGGGCGCCCGAGGAGGCGCTGGCACTGCTCGAGCCTGCCCTGGCCGAGGACCCGGGCAACACCGGCCTGCGCACGCTGCGCGCCTGGGCGTACTTCATCCGGGTCCAGCTCGGCAGCGCCGAGACGGAGCTGCGGTCGCTGGTCGAGGAGACCCCGGACGACGTCTGGACACGGTTCACGCTGGGGCGGGTGCTCGAGCGCCAGTCCAGGTACGACGACGCGCTGCCCCAGCTGCGGCTGGCGGCGGCGATGAGCGGCGACCCCGAGCACGAGCTCGCGGTGCTGCGGGTGGAGCGGTTGGCCGGGAAGATCTAG
- a CDS encoding alpha-E domain-containing protein, translated as MLSRIAESLFWIGRYIERAEDTARILEVQTQLMVDDPTLDIPTACSEVLAIMGVPEVAGTTVGTHELLQRLAYDPASPASIHATMSNAREVARRARETLSTSMWEAVNTTWRMIPSGRFESMGPSGSFRWMRDRAALINGTADATMPRDEGWQFLMLGRWIERADMTARLVSAASVSTSSAWATSLHASGGYESFLRTYNGLETDRKAAEFLVLDRLFPRSVVFALSRAEVCLENLESAGQRAGFQNEAQRLLGRTRAELEYRALADVLTDLPHEMERLQRTCAQATEAVTRRYFAGSVATIWNQGRW; from the coding sequence GTGCTGAGCCGGATCGCGGAGTCGCTGTTCTGGATCGGGCGCTACATCGAGCGGGCCGAGGACACGGCACGCATCCTCGAGGTCCAGACCCAGCTGATGGTCGACGACCCGACGCTGGACATCCCGACCGCCTGCTCGGAGGTGCTGGCGATCATGGGTGTCCCCGAGGTCGCGGGCACCACGGTCGGGACCCACGAGCTCCTGCAGCGGCTCGCCTACGACCCCGCGTCGCCGGCATCCATCCACGCCACGATGAGCAACGCACGGGAGGTCGCCCGCCGCGCACGCGAGACGTTGTCCACCTCGATGTGGGAGGCCGTCAACACCACGTGGCGGATGATCCCCAGCGGCCGGTTCGAGTCGATGGGACCCTCCGGCTCCTTCCGTTGGATGCGGGACCGCGCTGCCCTGATCAACGGCACCGCCGACGCCACCATGCCGCGCGACGAGGGCTGGCAGTTCCTCATGCTCGGCCGCTGGATCGAACGCGCCGACATGACGGCGCGTCTGGTCTCCGCGGCGTCGGTGTCCACGTCGTCCGCCTGGGCCACGTCGCTGCACGCCAGCGGCGGGTACGAGTCCTTCCTGCGCACCTACAACGGCCTGGAGACGGACCGGAAGGCGGCCGAGTTCCTGGTGCTCGACCGGCTGTTCCCCCGGTCCGTGGTCTTCGCGCTCAGCCGGGCGGAGGTCTGCCTGGAGAACCTGGAGTCCGCTGGGCAGCGGGCAGGCTTCCAGAACGAGGCGCAGCGACTCCTCGGCCGCACCCGCGCTGAGCTCGAGTACCGCGCCCTGGCCGACGTGCTGACCGATCTCCCGCACGAGATGGAGCGGCTCCAGCGCACCTGCGCCCAGGCCACCGAAGCGGTCACCCGGCGGTACTTCGCCGGGTCGGTCGCGACCATCTGGAACCAAGGACGGTGGTGA
- a CDS encoding PQQ-dependent sugar dehydrogenase, with protein sequence MRRLGLLAVTSALVATFLAPSSAPAAAPEKQRATKVPALQVTNAVTGLDIPWDVKNLPGGRLLIGERETAKLIVTHNGSKKVLSFPSSKVWTEGETGLMGLAVDPSFSKNRRIYTCQGGFKKGGGHDVRVVAWKMNSSYTGVSYQKVLVSGFPTTSGRHGGCRLLIAQNGAMIVGTGDAAVGTNPQNKRSFGGKTLRLDRFSGKPWPKNKWVRSKYKAKRYLYTYGHRNVQGLSQRSDGTIWSVEQGTDRNDEVNKLVKGGNYGWNPVPGYNESRPMTDFGLKGKQRGAKWSSGNPTLATSGGSWVYGKQWGDLNGTLAVAALKANRVVFMKFDKAGKLLWTRTPDALRHSGRLRSVTQAANGDLLITTSNNDSDAVIRVHPKL encoded by the coding sequence ATGCGCCGACTCGGACTCCTCGCCGTCACCTCTGCCCTCGTCGCGACCTTTCTCGCGCCGTCCAGCGCCCCCGCGGCGGCACCCGAGAAGCAACGAGCAACCAAGGTGCCTGCACTCCAGGTGACCAACGCGGTGACCGGGCTCGACATCCCGTGGGACGTCAAGAACCTCCCGGGCGGCCGGTTGCTGATCGGCGAGCGCGAGACGGCGAAGCTGATCGTCACGCACAACGGCAGCAAGAAGGTGCTCTCGTTCCCGTCGAGCAAGGTCTGGACCGAGGGCGAGACCGGCCTGATGGGTCTGGCGGTCGACCCGTCCTTCAGCAAGAACCGCCGGATCTACACCTGCCAGGGCGGTTTCAAGAAGGGCGGCGGCCACGACGTCCGCGTCGTCGCCTGGAAGATGAACAGCTCCTACACCGGGGTGAGCTACCAGAAAGTCCTGGTCAGCGGCTTCCCGACGACGTCCGGTCGGCACGGCGGCTGCCGCCTGCTGATCGCTCAGAACGGTGCGATGATCGTCGGCACCGGTGACGCCGCGGTCGGCACCAACCCGCAGAACAAGCGCTCCTTCGGCGGCAAGACGTTGCGGCTGGACCGGTTCTCCGGCAAGCCCTGGCCCAAGAACAAGTGGGTCAGGTCGAAGTACAAGGCGAAGCGCTACCTGTACACCTACGGCCACCGCAACGTCCAAGGCCTCTCGCAGCGCTCCGACGGCACGATCTGGTCGGTCGAGCAGGGCACGGACCGCAACGACGAGGTGAACAAGCTCGTCAAGGGCGGCAACTACGGCTGGAACCCGGTCCCCGGGTACAACGAGTCCCGCCCGATGACCGACTTCGGGCTGAAGGGCAAGCAGCGCGGCGCGAAGTGGAGCTCGGGCAACCCGACGCTCGCGACCTCCGGCGGCTCGTGGGTCTACGGCAAGCAGTGGGGGGACCTGAACGGCACCCTCGCCGTGGCGGCGCTCAAGGCGAACCGGGTCGTGTTCATGAAGTTCGACAAGGCGGGCAAGCTGCTGTGGACCCGTACGCCGGACGCGCTGCGCCACTCGGGTCGGCTGCGCTCGGTCACCCAGGCCGCGAACGGCGACCTGCTGATCACCACGTCGAACAACGACAGCGACGCCGTCATCCGGGTGCACCCGAAGCTCTGA
- a CDS encoding methyltransferase domain-containing protein has product MTHEHDHEQSTEERYGQATWDARYSESDRIWSGKPNQRLVEQIGGLAPGTAIDIGAGEGADSVWLASNGWKVTALDVSPVALAKTRAHAAEAGVEVTTVQHDLISTSALPGTFDLVSAHFWHPPLDRFADFRDVLGAAVNPGGTLLVVAHHPADHGPHRPDPHGHAAFLFTPEKVTALFDDSWQVVTCEAQERPTNRPDGPPVLTDTVVRLRRNT; this is encoded by the coding sequence ATGACCCACGAACACGACCACGAGCAGTCCACCGAGGAGCGCTACGGCCAGGCCACCTGGGACGCGCGCTACTCCGAGTCCGACAGGATCTGGAGCGGCAAACCCAACCAGCGCCTGGTCGAGCAGATCGGAGGGCTCGCCCCGGGGACGGCGATCGACATCGGCGCGGGCGAGGGCGCGGACTCGGTCTGGCTGGCGAGCAACGGCTGGAAGGTGACCGCGCTCGACGTCTCCCCCGTCGCGCTGGCGAAGACGCGCGCTCATGCCGCCGAGGCGGGCGTCGAGGTCACCACGGTCCAGCACGACCTGATCAGCACCAGCGCCCTGCCCGGCACCTTCGACCTGGTCTCGGCGCACTTCTGGCACCCACCGCTGGACCGGTTCGCCGACTTCCGCGACGTCCTCGGCGCGGCCGTGAACCCGGGTGGGACGCTGCTCGTCGTTGCGCACCACCCGGCCGACCACGGCCCGCACCGGCCCGACCCGCACGGCCACGCGGCGTTCCTGTTCACCCCCGAGAAGGTGACCGCCCTGTTCGACGACAGCTGGCAGGTCGTCACGTGCGAAGCGCAGGAACGGCCGACGAACCGTCCCGACGGGCCGCCGGTGCTGACCGACACGGTGGTCAGGCTGCGCCGAAACACCTGA
- a CDS encoding wax ester/triacylglycerol synthase domain-containing protein, whose amino-acid sequence MSTRVDSETRALRAPGPFVEPMEGSDWMLLRFEAPDTPMHTLKMVELDTSGRGRQVTLDEIAAVVPRYLGISPYYTCRVERIDGRWHWVQDQSFDLAQHLDERHVADRDELRALFVELAEGHLDRDRPLWAITLVHGLPDGRQVAIVRAHHALMDGTAAAHLFGRVTTTVPGTSPAEPGELPAARSADRPPLRRRLAAVGAATREGRRRTREFAPSADVPRKSLPRSMFNTTTGTSERRCGTSELSLPEVREVADLAGTNINGAIHGIFAIALRRHMLAHGVTPRGPLVSNFGVAEDRTRERCDGNRLATARVWLPVEDEDMVNAVRRAGRSCEESVALRRQRGFELQALAAEFSSFIPYLRERFVRFMFATPVHVLTAYVGGPRETRWFGDVKVAAWTSIAVSVTPANVSFTAYTYEDRISLGMVTTPASMEDPQAFLGVVREVVADLLVLARAES is encoded by the coding sequence ATGAGCACGCGCGTTGACTCGGAAACGCGGGCCCTCCGAGCACCCGGCCCGTTCGTGGAGCCGATGGAGGGTTCGGACTGGATGCTGCTCCGGTTCGAGGCGCCGGACACCCCGATGCACACCCTGAAGATGGTGGAGCTCGACACCTCGGGTCGGGGTCGTCAGGTGACGCTCGACGAGATCGCCGCGGTCGTCCCGCGCTACCTGGGGATCTCGCCGTACTACACGTGTCGTGTCGAGCGGATCGACGGTCGCTGGCACTGGGTCCAGGACCAGTCCTTCGACCTCGCGCAGCACCTCGACGAGCGTCACGTCGCGGACCGGGACGAGCTCCGCGCGCTCTTCGTCGAGCTGGCCGAGGGGCACCTGGACCGCGACCGGCCGCTCTGGGCGATCACCCTGGTCCACGGACTTCCCGACGGTCGCCAGGTCGCGATCGTGCGGGCCCACCACGCCCTGATGGACGGCACGGCGGCCGCCCACCTGTTCGGTCGGGTCACCACCACGGTGCCCGGGACGTCTCCCGCCGAGCCCGGCGAGCTGCCCGCCGCACGCAGTGCTGACCGGCCCCCGCTGCGTCGACGTCTGGCCGCCGTCGGGGCTGCCACCCGTGAGGGTCGCCGGCGCACCCGGGAGTTCGCGCCGAGCGCCGACGTACCCCGCAAGTCGCTGCCGCGCAGCATGTTCAACACGACCACCGGGACGAGCGAGCGTCGGTGCGGGACCTCCGAGCTGTCGTTGCCCGAGGTGCGTGAGGTGGCCGACCTCGCCGGGACCAACATCAACGGAGCGATCCACGGCATCTTCGCGATCGCCCTTCGCCGGCACATGCTCGCCCACGGGGTGACCCCGAGGGGCCCGCTGGTGTCCAACTTCGGGGTTGCCGAGGACCGGACCCGCGAGCGCTGCGACGGCAACAGGCTCGCCACCGCGCGGGTGTGGTTGCCCGTCGAGGACGAGGACATGGTCAATGCCGTACGCCGGGCCGGGCGCAGCTGCGAGGAGTCCGTCGCGTTGCGCCGGCAACGCGGGTTCGAGCTGCAGGCGCTGGCCGCGGAGTTCTCCTCCTTCATCCCGTACCTGCGCGAGCGGTTCGTCCGGTTCATGTTCGCCACCCCCGTGCACGTGCTGACGGCGTACGTCGGGGGACCGCGGGAGACACGCTGGTTCGGCGACGTGAAGGTCGCCGCCTGGACGTCGATCGCGGTCTCGGTGACGCCGGCGAACGTGAGCTTCACGGCGTACACCTACGAGGACCGGATCTCGCTCGGCATGGTCACCACGCCCGCGTCGATGGAGGACCCGCAGGCGTTCCTCGGGGTGGTCCGCGAGGTCGTCGCCGACCTGCTGGTGCTGGCGCGCGCGGAGAGCTGA